The window GGGGCTGCAGATCCTGAAGCAATTTCAGGCCTTATAAGCTCGTTATAAACCCTCACTAGTATAAAGGTGATTGCAGAGAGGTAGGGCAGCATCTTTTGGCTCAGGAAGTATTATCAGCTATTTGTTGTTAAGTGGTGATCAAGCCATACTTCTTTCCCTGTTGGGCACAGACTCTTAAAGATGGTATTGCTTCAGATGAGGTTTTGACCCATCTCTTTTTTAGTGGGGACGAGTGTGATCTCTAGGTCTCTGACACTGGTTTTCTTGCTTATCACAattgctctgggcaatcctgcttcggcgggggagttggactagatgatctttatggtcccttccaactctaaaaaattcagtgaaaattcagtgaaattgtgaatttattttgcaaaaacatATTGCTGGAGAAACCTAGCTGGGGAGGGCTTGTAGGAGTGGAGATGGGCTGGCGTTACTGAAACCAGCTCTCCCTTCTAACTGGAAATGCCACTGACCTTCTGGAACGCAGTCCAAACGGACCCATCAAAGTCAACGTATCCCTTCGTACTGAGGTGAAAGATGAAGGCAGACACAAGGCAGTAATCAGCAAGTGTATCCAGGCTTCTTTGGGACTCCTTGACCAGCTGGTACCATTTCCAAAAGaagatgggggggaaaaagaaaagtagtaaatATTCAATAGCTGAATTTCAGGTCTGCTATaacctctcctctcctgctctgggACTGACTGTGTGACTGGAGGAGGGGGCTGTGTCCCATGCAGGCTGAATCCATGTTTCCTGCACCCACTGGGCTGTGGTCTGGGAACCAGTGTTATCTCTTAGTGCCTCTGTCCCCATCTTATTAGAGACCAGGCAGTTTCAGGTCTCCTCCAGGTGAACTGCTTGGTATGATTCTCTGTTCTCTAATTAGGCTGAGCTAATGCTGTAGCCTTTCTCTCAATAGGAGCACTAACAAGATCTTTCTCTTCTATCCGGAAGAGAAGGCTTTAGGGAACAGCTTATGGGCTTTGCTGCCCCATCAGCAAACCCTGTAGAAACTCTCCAATTTGAATGTTACTGTGGGTGCTAGGTCAGTGTAGGTGCAAGTGAGGGTGACCTCACAAGCCATTAACTGAGAGAAAGAACTTAAATTTCCCCAGGTTTGGTCTCTGTGAGCCCAGGTGACATGGGAAAGCCCCTGGAGTCTGAGTGAATGTGTTCCTTGCGTCGAAGGAGAGGAGGGTACAGGAAGACCAAGGTGATGCACAGGAGGGAGCAGACAGCCTTCCTGTTTACTCCTTaatatgcagtaaataatacTTGTGGCTTTTCATTTAACTAAGTCCAGGTGTTACCAGCCACAGCTGGGatttgagaggaaggaaaaataagtgaAGCCTGTttcctcaaagtaaaaaaaacaaaaacaaaaaaaaccacaccactaaaaaaaccccaaaacaggcaAATCCAATTTTTACCCTGAGAGAGACAGTAACTTATGGCTCTGTCAGTCTGAGCCACATGGGCTTATACAACGGACTGTTCTttgcttccctctctccctgcacacTAAGTTATTCCACAGTTACCTCTTTGATGGACATTCCACAAAGCCTTTTGACTGCCTGACCCAAGTCAGGAGAGGGTACCATTTCTCTCAGGAAGTCCGTGGCCTCGGAAATCACCTACAACAGGAGCAGAAATGATCATCAGGTTGGACTGCGCTCTGTGTCTTTGTGTTGTGTATGGTGCCTGTAGGAAAGTCAGTGGCTGTGGGGGCATGTGGGGCACGTTGCCAGGGTGCCCTGTCTgtgtgtttgtggtggtggttaCAGGGCCTCCCGTGGGTGCAAACTGGGCTGTTTCTAGCTTGCATGCAGCAGCCTTCCTGGCCCTGCCTGGCTAAGTAGGCAGGACCATATGCTCCTTGGGACCATGTCCATGGGAGGCTCTCAGGAGCAGGAAGATGGGGAGATTTCTCTAATTCCTCCCTCTGTGCTCAATTTTTCCTAGGATCTTAAGCTGGTCCTGGCTTAACAACCCAACAACTTTGGACACTAGGTTCGGGGTCTCAGATCTAAGTATGCTTGTGGTGGAGTGTGCCCAGATGTTTGCTAAGGGAGTGGCAGAGGACCTTCAGCTTCACCACAAACTTTGTTTGGGAAAACCTGCTCAAAACAGAACTCCTGATTGCCCTAAGCTGGCTCACATGAACTCCCTTATGGTGCCGTGGAGCCCCAAAGTTTGTCTCGCAAGCAGATGTTGCTGAGACATGGATGAAGAAAGCCCGACCAGAGTCACTGGTGGGAAGCTGTGGTCCATGTTTGGACAGCTTTGTGTCAATGAGGGGGACAGGACAAAGCACACGTGTACAGCATTAGCCAGAGCACTGGCCCTCTTGGCTAGCAGAGAGCAGAACATATTAATGATCAAACTGGTCCCATTTCATGGATTCTCCATACCAGTTGCCTACCCCAGTGTAAATGAGAACCCACCAGAAACCTGGTCTGGAGGGGCTTGGAAGCATTGCTGGGGGCACGCGTGAGGAAGCTGCAGGAAGAGGAAATGTTGAGCAGGTTTTGCACGAGTCTCATGCAGGCGGTGGGATTGCTGGTGCCGGTGATGTTGAAGACCTCCTCGGGACCAGGGATGTCCCATGTGTCACCACTGATAGCACAAGGCCCAGCATGCACCAATTGCCACTGCACTTCCCGGGAGTAGGAGAGGGGCCAGCAGGGATTAGACACAGTTTTAGCTCTTCGCTGATCCTagagaagcagaataaaacagaGACAGCAAAACAGGACATTGGCATCCCAGGGCTTCACAAAGGAAGGCAAAATGTAACACAGCAAAGAACAGTTTTCCTCTGGCATGACAATGTTGTAATTAAGCCCTCAGGCTGCAAAAGGTTTGCCAAACCTTATTCCAACTAGTCAACTGCAAGAGTGATGCAGCAGGATCCCAGCTCCCACAAAGTTCAGGGCAAGCTGCAATGCCCAGACCTGCTGTGGGAGGCTGAGgagtcagaatcacagaatgatatgggattggaagggacctctgtagatcatccagtccaaccccctgccagagcaggttgcacaggaacgtgtccaggtgggtttgaatgtctccagagaaggagactccaccacctctctgggcagcctgttctagggctctgccaccctcacagcaaagaagttcctcctcatgttgagatggaacttcctatgttctgGTTTgagcccgttacctcttgtcctgtcactaggcaccactgaaaaaagaccggccccatcctcctgacacccactcttataagcattgatcagataccccctcagtcttgtcttctccagactaaacagacccaagtccctcagcctttcctcatcagagagatgttctagtccccttatCGTCTTGGTAGCCtgttgctgtaccctctccagcagttccctgtccttcttgaactggggagcccagaactggacccagtgctccagatggggcctcaccagggcaaagtagagggggagggtgacctccctcaacctgctgacccTATCCAGAGTCCCAGCCCTATCTGCTCTCCCTTAGATCAGAAATAAGATTTCAATGAATCCTGTCCTTTTTCTAGTTGCAGGAAAGAGGCTGTTCTTGTCTGCCTTCCAAATGGCTCAACCCCATAAGCATCAGTTTCTCATCTCTTGGAATTCCCCAATATAATTGTGATGAAGTGGGTCTCCATGTGGGACATTCAGGTCTCAGTAAGGGGAGGTGTGGTTAATAGGGAGGCGAGAGAATGGGCAGTGAGTAgttgtttatttctgaaaaattcagttttggtGGAGACTAAAATGATTCCTAAATTTGCATTAGATCCTGTCACCTCCCCCTCAAATGAAACAAAGTTTGGAAGAACTGAAACACCtgcatattttcaaaatgcaattttgttcttttaaagactGCATCAGGATTTAAGTCAGCAAGAGACACAAATACCTCAAATGGAAGGTCCCAGTTGGTTCCTGGGCGCTGCTGTTTAGGCTCCCCTCTAGGATGGAGGAGCCGTTCAGAGGAGCCAAGGGAAGTCTTTGCCTCTCTCCACTCTGAAGGTGATCTTAGTACCTCTGGAGGAGAGCAGTTTTGCTCTCGTGTCTATTAAGTAAGGAGCCAAATAGAGCCTGCAAGTAGGAAACTCTTGCATGGGTGCCTGTGTGTCTGCTTGGAGGGCATTGATTTGGGTATAGAGAGTATATTTTGCAAATGCACTGAGCTTTTTTAGATGTATGCAAATGCCCTCTATTAAAGACAGTGGCATTTTCCCTGTTAGCAGCTACCCCTTGGTGTGACTGTCATTTAGTGATGTTGTATCTAGGAACCTTGCAAATGCCCTTCTGGCAGAAACTCACCTGAATGAGTGTAGAGAGCAGGCTGCTGCGGAGCTGGTCGGTGCCGTGGCAAGGGCAGTGGCGAGTGTGCACGTCGTGCGTCTGCCCATACAGCTGCAGCCTCACTCCTTTTGGTGCCTGGTTCCCTTCTTCCACCTTGGACGTGAGCCATGCTGATGTTCTTCCCACGGACAGGACTCCTGCCATCCCCTTCCCAGAGGGGACCAACTGTCCTCGCCAGTCGTACTGACCCAAAACGAACCAGAGAGGTCAGTTCTTAAGACTTCTGCATCTGGGTCACAGTCAGATGCAAGAATTATTGCACAGAGAGAGAAGGCAGCTTTCTGGTGCAGTACAgcccaacttttttcttttttccccacaggacaTAAGGATGCTGAACTGGTGGCTTTGGAGGGAACAGAGGAGCCATCGTACAAGTACCTCTGCGCAGAGAACTCCTCACAACCAGCGAGAGCAAACAGGGCCCACCACCCTGGATGGGTGTTGAAGGCACTGGTCTCGGGAGGTAGGagcaggggagagaagagaggggaGTGGTGGGGAAATGGGAGGGAGATTTCCAGGTGGGCAGATATGGGCTTTAAGTGCTGCCTTGATGCTAAAGCGATCCTCCTGTCAGAAGAACCTTGTGGTTTCATCTCCTGCAGTCTTGCAGAATTGATTTGGGTAACACTGGAGTTAGCAGTACAGGAAGGAAAGCTTATGTGGGTGCAAGCTGTCCCTGGCTGGGgaaagctgtgctgctgccagcagggctAACAACTCCCCAACCAGTGCGTGCTTGCTGCTGGTTATCAGAACTGCCTTTCACTTCACTGATGTGGAATAACTCAGTCTAATCCACCTTTCTCTCGCCCTTTGATTTCTTCTTGAGACCCTTTGGCTTGAGAAGCCATGGGTAGAGCAAGGAAActtaaatgtatttctgtttAGCAAGTGCCTTCTGAATACAGGCTAGGCCcctgtgctggggacatgggCTGTACTCTCGCTAGTGTATCAATGAGAGGAAATTTGATGGGCTTTTGCTTTGGCAGCAAAAGACTCTGCTTCTCTGTCCACCATCGGCAGGGTGTCCCCTGGGACAGCTGGACTGCCGTGGCAATCCCCCAGCATTGCACAGAGATAGCAGCAACCTCTCTTTGACAgtgatgctgagcaagagctgcGGGGAGTCAGGGCAGCGGAGTTCTTGTTGACACCCCAGGGCCAGGCTATGTAAGgttatagaatagaatcatagaattgtcttggttggaagggacctttaagatcatcaagtccaaccatcaacccaacactgacaaagccaccactaacccatgtccctcagcaccacgtctgcccagcttttaaatatgttcagggatagtgactccaccattccctgggcagcctgttccactgcttgatgACTCTTTTGGTGAAGTGGTGCTGAGTGAGAGCTGCAAGGAGTCAGGGCGGTGGAGTTCTCACTGacaccccagggccaggctctgtAAGGTTACCTGTGTGAGCATCCCAGATGTGCTGCCCAGAAAGCCTCACATCTGTTAGGGCAACTGCATGGACATGTCCATGCAAGGCAATATTAGAGGTTTGATCCTTCAGTATAGTTTTAACCATCTTACATTATGTCCCCCAGAGCTGGTGTTGGATCTAACCTGCCTTCTCTAAAAGACAGCGGAAGCTGTGCTTAAGTGCTGTTTAAAGTACAGGGCTTTAATGATCCCTCCACACGTCTCTGTGGCTGTTTGCTAATGAGAGTTGTGCTCAGCTCAGTTCTGTTACCCCCCAGGCAGGATTGTCCTTTACCTTGAAGAAGTTCTCCAGGACATAGTTAACAGCAACCCAATTGAATGCTTCCTTGTCTGGACTGGACAGGATGTGTGCCCCCTGAAAGTTAAAGGGCGATGACTTCAGGGCCACAGTCAGGGCTGCAAGGAAGCCGTCAGCGAGGGTGGGACGCGTGAgactaaacagaaaagaaaaagaaagcatgttcGTTGTTACAGCCCCTGCAGGGCTTGCTGCTGTGCTCCTCACTTTAGATAGCAGAACGAAGACACAATGACAATCCTATTCCTGTGCTACTTCCTTCTCCCCACGCATGACATTGAGGATAACAACAGCAGAGGGATCATTTGAGCAGTTGTGCCACCATGCAAGAATTTGGGAGTTCAGTACCTTCTGCCACTGAGGGGTCCTGTGGCCTTGCCCTACTGACCTGCCTCCCTCCAGTCCTTACTTTTCCCCAGTGTCTAAAAGGAGATAAAGGTCCCAGTAATGAGGTGACATAGAACAGGGTCCACCAAAGTGTGTATGATAAGGTGGATCTTCCCACCACTGCTCCCAACCTGCTGCTGAGAAGCACCCCTGCACAGCCATCTGGGTTGTCGTGTAAACTGAAAACACTTTAACTTCCACACTGATGGATGTTTTCCCAAGCTCTAATTGTGAAGGAGACTTTACACAGACCAGTACCAGTGGCAAGACTGTCCTCATGGCTGCTTGGAGGGGACAGTATGGAGACACAGCCATGCTGTACTCCCCTCAAGTGCGTGGGGACCTGCAGAAGGTTTACCTGACTAGCAGCTTAGGGATGAAACACACTGCAGAGCAGACAAGGTGAGATGCATTTACGGAATGATCCACGTGATGTGTGCTGATCTCTGGGTGTGGGTTTGCAACATTCACTCACttcagctgccctgtgctggcggTTGCTCCCACGTAGAGGGGGGTttggctgtgctgctctgccGGGATCTCTTTCTGGGCCCAGTTCAAACATTGCTTCAAGCTCTTCCCTACTTTCTGAGGAGACTCTGAGTAGTTGGAGATTCCCAGACCTGAGGACCAGGGGAAAGAATGAAATTTTCTAGGGAAAGACATGGGAGAAGTGTGAGAGCTGTTACCCAAGAGGTTGCTGTCCTTGGGCATGGTTAAAGACAGGACCTGTCACAGGCAGAATGAAGGAGTTCTTCCAGGGAGCCATCCTGCTGAAATATGGTACAGGGAGCAAAATGGCATGTGTGTGTAAATCCCAAATGGCACAAAGtgaacacaagctctgctgctgagccATCCTGTAAATGACCATGTTGTTAACTGATGCTCTATCGGCccacagaagaagaaatgtgGCTGCTAtaaaaagataagcaaaaagACATTGTCACGCGGATAGAGCTGAGGCTGATGTGTCAGCGCTCTCCACTTCCTCTTGTGTTGGTGGAGGTGGCTTCCGAGCCCCGTGCCTGCAAGCAAGACACTTCTGCTCCAGAGGAAGCTGGTGCTGTGCAGAGAGCAAGCCTTGACTCATCTGTCTGGCAAGATTCATTGGGGTCTGAAATGCTGGTTTTGAACTGCTACCCAGAAAGAGCCACACTTCCCCATCCTCTGCCCCCTTGCCTTCCAGGCTGTGCGACTCCCTCACCGGTGTGCTTTGTTCTCCCGGGCCCAGTATAGGGCTGAGCTTGCCCTATGGCCACTCAAAGGCTGTGACCACGCTGCCATGCAGACCAAGGACCACTACTCACATCTAGAAGAGAGACAGCTATGGTTGCTGTTTTTAAACCAGCCAGTGAACATGGCAGCAGTGAAGGGACACATATAACAAGGTTTCAGGGAGCCCTTATTGCATCTTCTGTATGTGGTTTGTGCTGCTCACAGTCTGGAAGGGCACAAaccctcttccctgctgcttgtGCAGCTGCCCTCCCACAGCTCACTGCTACCGAGAGTTCAGGGTTTCCCAGCATCCTGCTACAATCAGGCTTCAACATCAAAGCAAGATGGAGAGATAGGGAAGGAAAACCCCAAGCCTTAATGCATTAAACCCTTACAGCTGCTTCTAGCAGGGACAAACCGATTCAAACTAGTGAGGAAGACCCCAATATTCTCCAAAACGTGACATCTAAACCCAAACTGAACTCATGCTTGTGCATGTGGGGTTGGAATCTTCTCTGGTGTAGCTCTGTCCTGGAGCTACACCACTTTCTGCCCAGAGTACAGGAGGAGACAGAGATACCAGGAGTCACCCTGCAGCCAgatttgtctctgttccctgtctCATCTGGGTGAGAAGCTCTGCCACCGATCCACATGGACATCAGGACCAGCCCCTCTGTGGACTTCCCTGCCTGTAGCAGGCCAAAAAACCTGTCCCCTGCTACTGCAGAGTGCTCTGATGTCCAGCTGTGCAGGGCTAAATCTGCCCGTGTCAAGAAGAACCAAGCTGAAAATAGGCAGCCTGTGCTTCACGATCACCACTATTTCAGCGTACTGCTAGATGATCCAGGAGCCAAGGAAATTGCAGCAATGGTCCGCGCACAGATCTCTAGGTTTCCATCCATCCCATGCCACTCCCACAGACCATGAATCAGGCACCTTACCTTGTATGGGACAGgaactacattccctgatcaccCCGGTCTTGTTTGCCTTGATGGTGGTCCACTGGTAGATGAACAGGATGGTGCGGGATGGGCCAGCATCCAGGACAATGccatactggaaaaaaacccccaaaacattcTAGATAAATGCCACTGTTATTGTAGGGTAGCTTGGCATTATGTAGGTACTGCCGGTGAGCCCGGAGCCTGCACTGCAGTATTTGAGTTAGCTTGTTCCCTTCAAAGAAAGGGTGAAGCCAGAAGATGAAGTGGATTCTCAGGGAACCATCTGCATTTCTGAATATACATGAGGAGCAGTAGGAGTGGAGAAACACCCAGAAATACGTCAGCCCTGCAGTGGCACGCTCTGTAGCTCTTCCTGAAACCAGGCAGAGGGCTCCTGCTGAGAGCTGAGCTGCCTGGAGCTCAGGAAAAACAGGTCCTAAAGCAGTGGGAGATGGCACTGCGCAGGCTCTTGGTTGATTCTGGGACTCAAACTGCTGCTGGATTGGTTTGCTGAAGAGATAAGGGGTTTGTGCAGGAATTGGAGTGCTGTGGCTTCTGAGCAAGCGGAGACTCCCACTCTGCCCCACTGCGGAGGTGGTGCGACATGGGCTGGGTTTGCCCCGATGCCTGCCAGACCTGTGGGAGCTGCAGTGCGCTGGGACCAACCAGCACCTTCACTGTCCAGTGCAACAGCCCTGGTTACGAGGTTACGTCTTGGCAGAAATAGCAGCAGCAAACATGAGATTTCTCAACACCTTGTCCACTGACAGTTCTCCTACTGTCCAGTGGCGAGGCCGAGGGCTTTCTTAGTCTCTTTGCAGCCCCCAGCGTCTGCTCTATTTGCTGCTGACTGAGCCTTGCTGAGCTACACCTCATGTGTGAGGTTAAGAAATGAGAGGGCACTGGGGtacctgcagcacagccctgttCCTGGTTTGGATGTCCCCACACTCAAAATAGCCCCAGTGCTAGCCTaaggtctcctcctcctcccctatggagcacctctcctatgatggagcccctctgctgtgaggacaggctgagagagttgggggggttcagcctggagaagagaaggctccggggagaccttagagccccttcctgtccctaaaggggctccaggaaagctggggagagactcttgatcagggaggggagccataggacaaaagggaatggttttaaactggaagaggggagatgtagatgagATCTCAATAAAgtattctttgctgtgagggtggtgagagcctggcccaggttgcccagagaagctgtggctgccccatccctggaggggttcaaggccagttggaggggacttggagcaacctggtctggtgggaggtgtccctgcccagggcagggggtgggactggatgatctttaggtcccttccaacccaaaccattctatgattctattacctGACCTCAAACTGGGACATCTCCTACACAGACGGGAAAGGAACTTGATATCTGGGAAGTATGTGGTAGTGCGTGGTCTAAGCTGTATCTTAGAAATAGGGGTAGCTGTGACTGAGTGGGAGGAAAAACATCCTGAGAGGTTGGTGTTAACACCGTCAGAAAGGTTTTAGCACAAGACAGAGCCTGGCTGCAGCCTCTGAGTGAAGCTggctgcctgctgccttcctgggCACTCCCAGCTGCACCAGACAGCGCCCGGGCCAGGAACTGGTGGGACTGGAGCTGGAGCAGAAATGCGAAAGGAGGATGGAACTCCCTGCCCGAGCCTACTGGCACCCTCCCACAGGAGTGACAGCTCGTATTTCTCGCAGGGACATGTCAGCTGCCGCAGAAGAGGAAGAACTGAATGGTTTTGGTGGAGaaacctgaattttttttcctccttcacaaAATGAGGAGCacaagggaggagaagggatcaCCGCATTTCTGCCGCAGCTCAGCACCAGGGAAGGGCAGAGTATGGAGCAATAAGAGGTTTTTTTGATTCAGTTCTGTTTCTGAGAGGAGTGTGGAGGAGGGGTGGTGTCTCTAAACGCACAGGTTAACCTACCTTTGATTATACCACAACGTGCCACTGATGCCACCTCAGCAGCGGGTGCACAAGAGGCAGAGCAGATGGGCATTAAGCCCCTGGTCACCGGGCAGGTCTGACCCTGCTGTATAGAGCAGGTTGGCTCTTCAGATAGAATCAAGAGAGGACAGAAGAGGAGAAGGCATGGAGGAGAAGCAGAAGTTCAGGGCCAAATTTTTTCCTGACTTTCAAGAAGGACCTAGCTCTTTCCCTCCACAGACACCGCTGGTCCCTTGCTGCTCTGGGgtagcccctgccatgggctgccTCTCCTCAGCCTGTGGTGAGCATCTCTGCTGGATGACATCCAGCCTGTATCTCCCTGACCAGCCAAAGGGCTTGGCTTGTTTTCAGCTTGAAAAGCTACAGCATGTTGAAGGATGCAAACCCATCCTCATGGTCTTGATCGAGTCCCCTTCTCAGGTTGTTGTTTCGGGCTAGTAACTAACTCAGTAGCGCAATGAatgtaaaaagcaacaaaacacacCAGGTTTTAGTTTAAATATGCGGCTTGCACAAGGAAACAAGGTTCTCCTTAAGAAGCAGCCCCGCAGACAAGGAGAAGGTCCTCTGTTTATTGCCCCGCTTGACCCCCAGCTTGGCCGCCCCTCGGGGATGCCCTTACCTTGGTCCGGAGAGGGGTGACGGGCACATCTTTAGTGGAGACGCACAGGAGCACGATGCCTGTCAGTCCTGCTACGATCACCAGCCAGGGGGGAAGGAGTTCACGCCAAGACATGAAGCGCCTtctccttttgcaaagagtcaaaaGAGGAAGCAGCGGAGCAGCAAACTGGCAGCGGCGGCTTTTTATAACctttaaaaagaggagagaggcggggccggggccaggcTCTTGACTTCAGCCCAGCCCCAAGCCACAGGGACCACAAGGAGCGCCTGGGCCCGGCTGCGATGCGTCAGGCATTTCTCCCTTCCATCGCTCCACGCAGTAAAGAAAACGACGGCTTCGTGCCCGTTCCAGTGCTGGCTTTGCAAAGGCAGCGGTGCAACCTCGAAACCGCCCCAGGCGACGGGCTGGAGGTAAACAGAAATGTGAGGTTAACTCAGCTGTGTAATAAGCAGAAAGCAGGCAAAACTCATGCGTTTGGTATGCTGCGCGTGGAAACACCAACCGGCTTGTCGCTGGGTTTACCTTATATCTGCAGGCTCCGGGGTGGACCTGGGGGGTTTCCTTCAAGCACGCGTCCATCGGTTGGGGCAGAGAGCGGATGTTCTGCTCGGTTCCTTCagactcctcctgcctcctcagtCACTCTGAGGTGGCACCTGGGACAAGAGAACATCTGCACGGTTGGGTTTCCACCCGCAGGAGACTCTGGCTGCTTTGGTctttggtggtggtgtggggggagATGGCAGGGTCTGCTCAGGTCTTTTCCCCGCAGAAGGCCAGAGTCAGTGTAGGTGCTTGCATTCCCCTTCCTGACAGCCTCCCCGTGAAAGAGAACCAACCCCCAGGGTTTACAGAACACGCACCCACTTTCTTCTTTCCGGTGCCACAAAGacacatccccaaaaccagaatttcagaagaaaaatgagttAGTCCCAGGAGAGTTGCTTCTTTCAGGCTGTCCCCATCTGCCTCCCAGTGACTAGGTCTAGGAATAAAAGTGCAACTTctctaaagaaatattttggtttgtgtgAGCTGGACCATCTCTTGGCAAGGCCATCTTGTCCCCACCAGAGGGCTTCACCAGCCAGGCCTCTGCAGAGCTAAAGGAATGACACCTTCTTGGTGTTGCAGGGGTATTTGTTGACACATCTCTCTGTCTTAGAGTTGTTTTAAGCAAAGTGCCAGAATTCCCTCATCTTCCTGCAGAGTTTAGACTCCAGTTGAGATTTTCCTGGTCAGCAACTAGAATGTGTCTGCAGATgtcctgtagtgacaggacaaggggcaggggttttaagctgaaagaggggagttttagattggaCATGAGGGACTTaggatgagggtggtgagatgctggcccaggttgcccagagaagctgtggctgccccatccctggaggggttcaaggccaggttggaggcagctttgatcaacctgatctggtgggaggtgtccctgcccagggcaggggggtggcactggatgatctttaaggtcccttccaacttgaaccgttctatgattctttgttttGCTTAC of the Numenius arquata chromosome 19, bNumArq3.hap1.1, whole genome shotgun sequence genome contains:
- the LOC141473614 gene encoding ectonucleoside triphosphate diphosphohydrolase 2-like, which codes for MSWRELLPPWLVIVAGLTGIVLLCVSTKDVPVTPLRTKYGIVLDAGPSRTILFIYQWTTIKANKTGVIRECSSCPIQGLGISNYSESPQKVGKSLKQCLNWAQKEIPAEQHSQTPLYVGATASTGQLNLTRPTLADGFLAALTVALKSSPFNFQGAHILSSPDKEAFNWVAVNYVLENFFKYDWRGQLVPSGKGMAGVLSVGRTSAWLTSKVEEGNQAPKGVRLQLYGQTHDVHTRHCPCHGTDQLRSSLLSTLIQDQRRAKTVSNPCWPLSYSREVQWQLVHAGPCAISGDTWDIPGPEEVFNITGTSNPTACMRLVQNLLNISSSCSFLTRAPSNASKPLQTRFLVISEATDFLREMVPSPDLGQAVKRLCGMSIKELVKESQRSLDTLADYCLVSAFIFHLSTKGYVDFDGSVWTAFQKMGDTTSGWTLGYLLSLTNTIPHDSSSFLKGIEPGVWSLLLILFVTLLTGSFMRISYRVMVKENSLSNRNSSVFDDN